A section of the Piliocolobus tephrosceles isolate RC106 chromosome 14, ASM277652v3, whole genome shotgun sequence genome encodes:
- the FREM1 gene encoding FRAS1-related extracellular matrix protein 1 isoform X2: protein MVTQESMLKAALPLFARFIISNGLRTEHGVFEIALATVDRALPVVTRNKGLRLAQGAVGLLSPDLLQLTDPDTAAENLTFLLVQLPQHGQLYLWGTGLLQHNFTQQDVDSRNVAYRHSGGDSQTDCFTFMATDRTNQGFVVNGRVWEEPVLFTIQVDQLDKTAPRITLLHSPSQVGLLKNGCYGIYITSRVLKASDPDTEDDQIIFKILQGPKHGHLENTTTGEFIHEKFSQKDLNSKTILYIINPSLEVNSDTMEFQIMDPTGNSATPQILELKWSHIEWSQTEYEVCENVGVLPLEIIRRGYSMDSAFVGIKVNQVSAAVGKDFTVTPSKLIQFDPGMSTKMWNIAITCDGLEEDDEVFEVILNSPVNAVLGTKTKAAVKILDSKGGQCHPSYSSNQSKHSTWEKGIWRLLPPGSSSSTTSGSFHLERRPLPSSMQLAVTRGDTLRGFESTDLSQKKLRTRGNSKTVRPFSVYRNGTDIIYNYHGIVSLKLEDDSLPAHKRKAKVSIISQPQKTIKVAELPQADKVESTTDSHFPRQDQLPSFPKNCTLELKGLFHFEEGIQKLYQCNGIAWKAWSPQTKDVEDKSCPAGWHQHSGYCHILITDQKSTWNAAARACREQYMGNLVTVFSRQHMRWLWDIGGRKSFWIGLNDQVRPGHWEWISGEPVAFTNGRRGPSQRSKLGKSCVLIQRQGKWQSKDCRRAKPHNYVCSRKL from the exons ATGGTGACACAAGAATCCATGCTGAAGGCTGCCTTGCCTCTCTTTGCCAGATTCATCATCAGCAATGGACTGCGGACCGAGCATGGGGTGTTTGAGATCGCACTGGCGACTGTGGACAGAGCCCTGCCCGTGGTAACCAGGAACAAGGGGTTGAGACTGGCCCAGGGGGCCGTGGGCCTGCTTTCCCCTGACCTCCTTCAGCTGACCGACCCTGACACAGCTGCGGAGAATCTCACCTTCCTCTTGGTTCAGCTCCCCCAGCATGGCCAGCTCTACCTGTGGGGAACAGGGCTACTTCAACACAATTTCACCCAGCAGGATGTGGACAGCAGGAATGTGGCCTATCGGCACTCAGGAGGGGACTCCCAGACTGACTGCTTTACTTTCATGGCCACAGACAGGACAAACCAAGGCTTTGTTGTGAATGGGAGAGTGTGGGAAGAACCTGTTTTATTCACCATTCAG GTGGACCAACTGGACAAAACAGCTCCTCGTATCACACTCTTGCATTCCCCTTCTCAAGTGGGGCTCCTGAAAAATGGCTGCTATGGGATTTACATCACTTCCCGCGTGTTGAAGGCATCAGACCCTGACACTGAGGACGATCAGATCATCTTTAAAATTCTACAAGGCCCAAAACATGGACATCTGGAGAACACAACAACAG gtGAATTTATCCATGAGAAATTTAGCCAAAAGGACTTAAACAGTAAGACTATTCTTTACATCATAAACCCATCTTTGGAAGTAAATTCAGATACCATGGAATTTCAAATCATGGACCCCACAGGGAACTCGGCCACTCCTCAAAT TTTGGAACTGAAGTGGTCTCATATTGAATGGTCACAGACCGAATATGAAGTCTGTGAGAACGTGGGTGTGTTGCCCTTGGAAATTATCAGAAGGGGATATTCCATGGACTCGGCCTTTGTGGGTATAAAG GTCAACCAAGTGTCAGCTGCAGTTGGAAAAGATTTCACCGTGACTCCATCTAAACTGATTCAGTTTGACCCAG GAATGTCAACTAAGATGTGGAATATAGCAATTACCTGTGACGGATTAGAGGAAGATGATGAGGTCTTTGAAGTAATTCTGAACTCCCCTGTGAATGCAGTTCTTGGCACAAAGACAAAAGCTGCAGTGAAAATTTTGGACTCAAAAGGAG GACAATGCCATCCTTCATATTCCTCCAACCAAAGCAAGCACAGCACATGGGAGAAGGGCATTTGGCGTCTGCTGCCCCCAGGGTCTTCCTCATCCACCACTTCTGGTTCCTTTCATCTGGAAAGAAGACCTCTTCCATCTTCCATGCAGCTAGCAGTCACCAGGGGAGACACCCTGCGGGGCTTTGAGTCTACAGATCTTTCTCAAAAGAAGCTTAGGACCCGTGGGAATAGCAAAACA GTTCGTCCATTCTCTGTTTATAGAAATGGAACAGACATCATCTATAAT TATCATGGGATAGTTTCCTTGAAACTGGAGGATGACAGTTTACCAGCTCACAAAAGGAAGGCCAAAGTATCCATCATTAGTCAGCCACAAAAGACAATCAAAGTGGCAGAACTGCCTCAAGCAGATAAGGTGGAATCCACAACTGACTCACACTTCCCCAGACAG GACCAGTTGCCCTCATTTCCAAAGAACTGCACTCTGGAATTAAAGGGACTCTTCCATTTTGAAGAAGGCATCCAGAAGCTGTATCAGTGCAATGGGATTGCCTGGAAAGCCTGGAGTCCGCAAACCAAG GATGTGGAAGACAAATCCTGTCCAGCCGGGTGGCACCAGCACTCAGGCTACTGTCACATCTTGATCACAGACCAGAAAAGCACCTGGAATGCGGCTGCCCGAGCTTGCAGGGAACA ATACATGGGCAACCTTGTGACTGTATTCTCCAGGCAACACATGCGATGGCTCTGGGACATTGGTGGGAGAAAGTCCTTTTGGATAG
- the FREM1 gene encoding FRAS1-related extracellular matrix protein 1 isoform X3, translating to MVTQESMLKAALPLFARFIISNGLRTEHGVFEIALATVDRALPVVTRNKGLRLAQGAVGLLSPDLLQLTDPDTAAENLTFLLVQLPQHGQLYLWGTGLLQHNFTQQDVDSRNVAYRHSGGDSQTDCFTFMATDRTNQGFVVNGRVWEEPVLFTIQVDQLDKTAPRITLLHSPSQVGLLKNGCYGIYITSRVLKASDPDTEDDQIIFKILQGPKHGHLENTTTGEFIHEKFSQKDLNSKTILYIINPSLEVNSDTMEFQIMDPTGNSATPQILELKWSHIEWSQTEYEVCENVGVLPLEIIRRGYSMDSAFVGIKVNQVSAAVGKDFTVTPSKLIQFDPGQCHPSYSSNQSKHSTWEKGIWRLLPPGSSSSTTSGSFHLERRPLPSSMQLAVTRGDTLRGFESTDLSQKKLRTRGNSKTVRPFSVYRNGTDIIYNYHGIVSLKLEDDSLPAHKRKAKVSIISQPQKTIKVAELPQADKVESTTDSHFPRQDQLPSFPKNCTLELKGLFHFEEGIQKLYQCNGIAWKAWSPQTKIHGQPCDCILQATHAMALGHWWEKVLLDRFE from the exons ATGGTGACACAAGAATCCATGCTGAAGGCTGCCTTGCCTCTCTTTGCCAGATTCATCATCAGCAATGGACTGCGGACCGAGCATGGGGTGTTTGAGATCGCACTGGCGACTGTGGACAGAGCCCTGCCCGTGGTAACCAGGAACAAGGGGTTGAGACTGGCCCAGGGGGCCGTGGGCCTGCTTTCCCCTGACCTCCTTCAGCTGACCGACCCTGACACAGCTGCGGAGAATCTCACCTTCCTCTTGGTTCAGCTCCCCCAGCATGGCCAGCTCTACCTGTGGGGAACAGGGCTACTTCAACACAATTTCACCCAGCAGGATGTGGACAGCAGGAATGTGGCCTATCGGCACTCAGGAGGGGACTCCCAGACTGACTGCTTTACTTTCATGGCCACAGACAGGACAAACCAAGGCTTTGTTGTGAATGGGAGAGTGTGGGAAGAACCTGTTTTATTCACCATTCAG GTGGACCAACTGGACAAAACAGCTCCTCGTATCACACTCTTGCATTCCCCTTCTCAAGTGGGGCTCCTGAAAAATGGCTGCTATGGGATTTACATCACTTCCCGCGTGTTGAAGGCATCAGACCCTGACACTGAGGACGATCAGATCATCTTTAAAATTCTACAAGGCCCAAAACATGGACATCTGGAGAACACAACAACAG gtGAATTTATCCATGAGAAATTTAGCCAAAAGGACTTAAACAGTAAGACTATTCTTTACATCATAAACCCATCTTTGGAAGTAAATTCAGATACCATGGAATTTCAAATCATGGACCCCACAGGGAACTCGGCCACTCCTCAAAT TTTGGAACTGAAGTGGTCTCATATTGAATGGTCACAGACCGAATATGAAGTCTGTGAGAACGTGGGTGTGTTGCCCTTGGAAATTATCAGAAGGGGATATTCCATGGACTCGGCCTTTGTGGGTATAAAG GTCAACCAAGTGTCAGCTGCAGTTGGAAAAGATTTCACCGTGACTCCATCTAAACTGATTCAGTTTGACCCAG GACAATGCCATCCTTCATATTCCTCCAACCAAAGCAAGCACAGCACATGGGAGAAGGGCATTTGGCGTCTGCTGCCCCCAGGGTCTTCCTCATCCACCACTTCTGGTTCCTTTCATCTGGAAAGAAGACCTCTTCCATCTTCCATGCAGCTAGCAGTCACCAGGGGAGACACCCTGCGGGGCTTTGAGTCTACAGATCTTTCTCAAAAGAAGCTTAGGACCCGTGGGAATAGCAAAACA GTTCGTCCATTCTCTGTTTATAGAAATGGAACAGACATCATCTATAAT TATCATGGGATAGTTTCCTTGAAACTGGAGGATGACAGTTTACCAGCTCACAAAAGGAAGGCCAAAGTATCCATCATTAGTCAGCCACAAAAGACAATCAAAGTGGCAGAACTGCCTCAAGCAGATAAGGTGGAATCCACAACTGACTCACACTTCCCCAGACAG GACCAGTTGCCCTCATTTCCAAAGAACTGCACTCTGGAATTAAAGGGACTCTTCCATTTTGAAGAAGGCATCCAGAAGCTGTATCAGTGCAATGGGATTGCCTGGAAAGCCTGGAGTCCGCAAACCAAG ATACATGGGCAACCTTGTGACTGTATTCTCCAGGCAACACATGCGATGGCTCTGGGACATTGGTGGGAGAAAGTCCTTTTGGATAG